A stretch of the Argentina anserina chromosome 6, drPotAnse1.1, whole genome shotgun sequence genome encodes the following:
- the LOC126798935 gene encoding palmitoyl-monogalactosyldiacylglycerol delta-7 desaturase, chloroplastic-like, protein MAKLLWLVQKPVYFLGRQWNGIDIASVITLTVFHLIALLAPFYFTWSAFWLGVALYYVTGVGVTLSFHRNLAHKSFKLPKWLEYFFAYCAVHSLQGSPLEWVSSHRSHHQFTDTPNDPHTPLKGFWFSHIGWIFDFRRRFGSYDGRLYNVGDMKKQSFYRFLHYTYPYHCIACGVVLYRIGGMPYLVWGLAVRTIFLLHVTFSVNSICHIWGNQVWDTGDMSRNNWLFGLLAHGEGWHNNHHAFEYSARQGFEWWQIDITWYLIRFLEIVGLATDVKLPTELQKSRKALLNKVSNMEPQEGRFETKVK, encoded by the exons ATGGCAAAGCTACTTTGGCTGGTGCAGAAGCCGGTGTATTTCCTGGGGAGGCAATGGAACGGCATCGACATAGCTAGTGTCATCACCCTTACTGTTTTTCATCTCATTGCTCTTCTGGCGCCTTTTTACTTCACCTGGTCTGCATTTTGGTTGGGTGTAGCACTCTACTATGTCACTGGTGTGGGAGTGACTCTATCTTTCCATAGAAATCTCGCCCACAAAAGCTTCAAGCTTCCCAAATGGCTTGAATACTTCTTTGCCTATTGTGCCGTTCATTCGCTTCAG GGAAGTCCACTAGAATGGGTTAGCTCGCACAGGAGTCATCACCAGTTTACAGACACACCGAATGACCCTCATACACCTCTTAAGGGTTTCTGGTTCAGCCACATTGGTTGGATTTTTGATTTTCGTAGACGTTTTGGGAGT TATGATGGAAGACTATACAATGTCGGAGATATGAAAAAACAAAGCTTCTACAGGTTTCTTCACTACACTTACCCATATCACTGTATTGCTTGTGGAGTTGTACTTTATCGCATAGGAGGAATGCCCTACTTAGTTTGGGGACTG GCTGTGAGAACAATATTTCTTCTCCATGTAACATTTTCAGTAAATTCGATTTGCCACATATGGGGAAATCAAGTATGGGATACTGGTGATATGTCCAGAAACAATTG GTTATTTGGATTGCTAGCTCATGGAGAGGGTTGGCATAATAACCACCATGCTTTTGAGTACTCAGCTCGACAAGGTTTCGAATGGTGGCAAATTGATATTACTTGGTATTTGATAAGGTTTCTTGAAATTGTTGGTTTGGCAACGGACGTTAAGCTCCCGACTGAGCTTCAGAAGAGCCGAAAAGCTTTATTGAACAAAGTCAGTAACATGGAGCCGCAGGAGGGAAGGTTCGAAACAAAAGTGAAATGA
- the LOC126798937 gene encoding uclacyanin 1, with the protein MALLTRTLMCFVIMTVLIELAAAATYIVGGTNGGWDASTNLQTWASSQKFLVGDTLNFQYSPSHNVLEVSKADYDSCQASNSIQAYSGGSTMIPLSSAGKRYFICGTMGHCSQGMKLEVDTSLATTSTPPPTASPAVNLAPQESPSSTLPPSSDTPLASSLAPDTSAASPSPVKAPELAFSPTPATIDAMSSTESPTSISRTGSSSEPSAAALLNNKDSLTLGFGVMMMLILAF; encoded by the exons ATGGCTTTACTTACAAGGACATTGATGTGCTTTGTTATCATGACCGTGCTCATCGAACTGGCCGCGGCAGCGACTTACATAGTTGGTGGTACAAATGGCGGATGGGATGCATCTACCAACCTGCAAACATGGGCGTCATCTCAGAAATTCTTAGTCGGAGATACTTTAA ATTTTCAGTACTCGCCCAGCCACAATGTGCTTGAGGTTTCAAAGGCAGACTATGATTCTTGCCAAGCAAGCAACTCAATCCAGGCTTACAGTGGTGGCAGCACTATGATCCCTCTCTCTTCTGCAGGAAAGAGATACTTCATTTGTGGAACTATGGGGCATTGTAGCCAGGGAATGAAGCTTGAAGTTGACACAAGTCTTGCAACTACTTCTACCCCTCCACCAACAGCTTCTCCAGCTGTGAACCTTGCTCCGCAAGAATCTCCTTCGTCTACTCTACCTCCTTCCTCGGACACTCCTCTGGCTTCCTCGCTTGCTCCAGACACTTCTGCTGCCTCACCCTCACCAGTTAAAGCACCAGAACTTGCCTTCAGTCCTACACCAGCCACCATTGATGCCATGTCTTCAACTGAATCTCCCACTTCCATCTCTCGAACCGGGTCTTCCTCAGAACCATCAGCTGCCGCATTGCTTAACAACAAAGACAGTCTCACTCTTGGATTTGGTGTCATGATGATGTTGATTCTCGCGTtttaa
- the LOC126797325 gene encoding pollen-specific leucine-rich repeat extensin-like protein 3: protein MHIFVPNPETAKQNSPNMMCYVGKATKIFIFVVTVLVVVGLVLGFGILRHGLHDKPHKCSGDSCSPSDSSPLQFPTPSSTSNQPISDPISPPNPTLNPSPPTSSTPSPPSPDFSPPPPSTISTPTPPPPDQSTSNPPPVPVSNPPPPITVSNPPPPVTVSSQPPPPVTLAAPPYSPPTEVQLTPGPVHA from the coding sequence ATGCACATTTTTGTTCCAAACCCAGAAACAGCAAAACAGAACAGCCCAAACATGATGTGTTATGTTGGCAAAGCAACAAAGATCTTCATCTTCGTGGTCACAGTGCTTGTGGTCGTCGGCCTCGTCTTGGGTTTCGGGATTCTCCGCCATGGCCTCCACGACAAGCCCCACAAATGCTCCGGCGACTCCTGCAGCCCTTCCGACTCTTCTCCTCTCCAGTTCCCCACTCCCAGTTCCACCTCCAACCAGCCCATCTCCGATCCCATTTCCCCACCTAACCCCACTCTAAACCCGTCTCCGCCGACGAGCTCCACTCCCAGCCCGCCAAGCCCAGATTTCAGCCCACCTCCGCCGTCAACGATCTCGACCCCGACCCCACCTCCGCCCGACCAGAGTACTTCCAATCCGCCGCCAGTCCCAGTTTCCAATCCGCCACCGCCAATCACTGTCTCCAATCCACCGCCACCAGTCACTGTTTCCAGTCAGCCCCCGCCGCCGGTTACGCTGGCAGCGCCGCCGTACAGTCCGCCAACTGAGGTGCAATTGACGCCAGGCCCTGTCCATGCTTAG